The sequence TTTTTCTAAAGATGCTTCTCCAGCTTCTACATATCTATGTAAGATCTCCATCTCTTTTAAATCCTTAAAATTGAAATTAGATATTTTTGTATTTATCTTTCCTTGGATTTTATTTAAATCAACATATCCATAAATTTCTCCATGACTTGTATCTGAATCAGCTGTTAAGTAAATTTCAATATTTGTCTTATTTTTTGAAAGCCTACTTGAGATATTCTTTACTTCACCTTTCAACTCTATTCCGTAGACTTTAGAGCTCACTGTAACCTCTTCAATAAATACTTCCCATATATCTTGAAGTTTTACATCTTCATCCTTTCTTAACTCTATCTCCCTCATGACATTTCTATATTTTACTACTATATCCTTTATCTCATCTCCATAAATTTCATTTAAGTAATAATTAATAATGGAATCTAAATCATTTATCACAAACTCGCCTCTTCCTACTAATTCATTTACAGTAGTTTCAAGCTTTTTATTCATCTCATTAACATTTATAATCGTTTTAAAATCCTCTTCCATAGCATTTCTATTTTTTAAAAATTCTTTACTTAGAGTTTTAAAAGCTGTTACCATATTTTTTATTTCATTTTCCATTCTAATTATCTTTAGTGGATTTTTTTCTTGAGATATTTTTTCATAATTTTGCTTGAGTATCATGTATTCTGGAGTTGTTTCTAATTTCTCTATTTTATTATTCCAATATTCTCTTTTCTCCCTCACTTTTTCCTCTATATCCTCATATTGAAGTTTTAACGTATTTTGAAGAGTAGTTTTATTTACCTTGGCTCTAGCCCTTATAAGCTCTTCTAAATCTTGTACTTGACTATCTTTTTTTTCTTCTATTCCAGATTTATCAACTACTACATTATTTTTCTCTTCCAACTGATATCCTAAGCTTCCATCACTAGACCTCTGCGTCATAAACTCTATCCCACTAAAGTTAGCTCTACTTACTAAAAATTTTTTTTCTTTAAAATAAATATCGTAATCTGCTTCAAATTTTCCTATAGAAGCAAAATTTTTCTTTCCATCTTTTCTACTTGTAATATCTATATTTTCTATAACTATCTTTTTACTAAGTGGAAAAAATCTTACTCTCTTTATATCTACCTTTCCTTTATTTACTTCTGTTAATTTACTTTCTAAAAATTTTTTTATTATATAATTTTTTGAAAAATATAGTCCTCCTAATAAAATTACAATTACTCCAATTACTATCCCTATCTTTCTTTTCATAATATCACCTCGTCTTATTCTAGATAAACTTTTTTATTAGTATCCTAATTTTCCCTTTTTTATTCTCACCTAATATCTTTTTAAATACAAATTTTCCTTTTTTTCTTATAGTGACTATATCTCCCTCTTTTAAATTATTATTTTTCTCCTTATCTACTACATAATTTATACATACATCTCCTGCTTCTATCAATTCTTGTCCTTTAGTCCGTGAACTATTGGTCATTACAGAAACAATATTATCTAATCTTACAGAACTTATACTCTCTATTAGCTCTTTAAACTTCAAACCAGGAACTTCACTTTTATTAATTTCTTCTACTATTACAGGATTTTTACCTATCTCTTTTAAATTCTCAACTAAAAAATCAAAAATTTCATCACTAACTATTCCATAACAAAAACCATCTTCCACTATCAAATCTCCCATCAATTCCCTTTTTATTCCGAGAGACATTATTGTACCAAGGTAGTGTTTATGCTCTAACTCTTTAAATTTTGATTTGTTAATTATCTTAAAATATTTCACCGGAAAATATAGTTCATCATGAGGAAAGCTTTTTGGTTTTATAGCTATCATATTTTTTTCACAATCTTCATTGATCCCACACAAAGAAAATTCTATACTTCCTATATTCAACTGAGAAAGCTTTTTACATACCAGAGGTGGATAAAAATATTTACTATATACGGGATACTCTATTTCTTCACATAACTCTATATCATCACAAATAGCTCCTAATAAAAATTCATCAATACCTGGAAACATATTTTGAAATTTTTTTCTATCCAAATTATTTCTCTCCTCTCATTTATAACATAAATTGATTTTATACAATTTTTTTCAAAATAGCAAACTATTTTTTACTTATTCCTTTTGATATATTGAAAAATTTAGATTTTTATGTTAAAATTTAACAACAATAGTTATTAAGGAGATGAAATTAAAATGGTAAAAAGAAAGTATATTGCGCCCAATGCAATTACAGCTGCTAATATGTTTTTAGGATATCTTAGTATTACAGCATCAATTAAAGGAAACTTTATTCAAGCTATTTGGTTTATAATACTGGCTATGGTTTGTGATGGACTAGATGGAAAAACAGCAAGAAAATTAGATGCTTTTAGTGAATTTGGTAAGGAATTCGATTCATTTTGTGACGCTATATCTTTTGGATTAGCTCCAAGTATTTTAGTATATTCTATCCTTATACAATACGCTTCTGCTAGTGCTTTTATAGTTCCAGTTTCATTTATATATGCTCTTTGTGGTGTAATGAGACTTGTTAAATTTAATATTATTACGATAGCTTCTAATGAAAAAGGAGACTTCAGTGGCATGCCTATTCCTAATGCTGCTGCTATGGTATGTTCTTATTACTTAATATGTTATTACTTACAAAGAAATTTTGATATAAATTTCTTTCATTTAGATATCTTTATGGCTATAACAATTATAGCTGCTATATTAATGGTTAGTACAATAAAATTTAAAACTCCTGATAAAGCTTTCTCATTTATTCCTAAGAAGTTTGCTGGTTTATTTATTTTAGTAATTATTGTAACATTAAAATATAGTTTATTTGTAGTTTCATTCTTCTATGTAATTATAAATCTTATGAACTTCGCTACAAAAATCTTTGATAACTCTAATGATGACAACGATAAAGAGTTAGTTGATGTTATTGAAGAGGAAAGTGAAGAGGAAGAAAAAGAGAAGAAATAATAATATATAGAAATAAGTACTTAGGCTATTACAAAATTTGTAATAGCCTATTTTTAACTAAAATATGAGGGGGAGTTTATTTGGATTTTTCTTTAAAGATTAAACAGGAAACAAAACTAATATTAACTAAAGAGATGAAAATTTCTATGAACATTTTACAAATGCCTTCGTCTCAATTAAAAGAATATCTAGAAAAAGAAGCTGTAACTAATCCAGCTATTGAAATAACATATAATAATTATAAATATAAAAACTTTAATGTTTCGTTATCTAAAGATCAGTTTTCTCCTTTAGATTTTGTGAGTTATGAAGAAACACTTTTAGATTACTTAGAAGAACAACTTTGTTATTTAAAAATTCCATCTAAAATTAAAAATATCTGTCTATTTATTATCAACAACCTTGATTCTAGAGGTTATCTTGCCACATCAAAATCAGAAATAAAAAATCTTTTAAATATAAATAGTCAACAACTTAAAGAAGCCTTTGAAATTATCTATACTCTAGATCCTATAGGAATTGGAGCTGAAAATTTAAAAGATTGCTTAAAAATACAACTCACAAGTAAAAATATCACTGATAAAATTTTATTCTTGCTTATTGATAATTATCTCGAAGATATAGCTAATCAAAACTTTTCCCTAATAGAGGCTAAATTAAATATCACTAAGGAAGATATTTTAAACTATTTGGATTTAATAAAAACCCTTTCTCCTATCCCTACTAGAGGATATACTGTTAATACCAATAATAACTACATAGTTCCAGAAGCTAAAATAGAGATTAAAAATGGCAAACTAACTTTCAAGATAAATGAAGATCTTATTCCTAAAATAAATATAAATAATTCCTATTTTAATAGCTCTTTTGCTAATAAAAATTCTATTACCACTGCTATTACTATAATGAAATGTTTAGAGAAAAGATATCAAACTCTCAGTAATATACTAGAACTACTTATCGTTAAACAAAAGGATTTTTTCTTTAAAGGGAAAAATTTCCTTCATTCTCTTGTTTTAAAAGATATTGCCAATAGTCTTAATTTACATGAATCAACTATTTCAAGAGCCATAAAAGATAAATATTTAGATACTCCTCAAGGAATTATCTCTATAAAATCCCTTTTTATAGTAGATAGTAATTCTATAAAAATAAAAAAACTTTTAGAAGATTTTATTAATTCTGAAGATAAAAAATCTCCTCTATCTGATGAAAAAATAACTTCTCTATTAAGAGAAAAAGGGTATTCTACAGCAAGAAGAACAGTAACAAAATATAGAGTTGAATTAGGATTCAAATCTACTAGAGAAAGAAAAATAGGTGTTAAATAACACCTATTTTTTAACTATTGGAACCTTTATGATATACATAACATCCAATGGATTTTTTTCAAATGCTGGTCCAGACAATATATGAATAATTGTATCCCCTACTATCTTAAGATTATTATTTTCTATCCACTTTATAGTTTTTTCAATATTTTTTCCTATATCCACAAATTTAGTTTGACATACTATGCAGACATACTTCTGCTTTAAATAATGACATCTTTTATCATATCCTTCATAATCTTTCAAAAATATTAATCTATCATAGAAATAACTTTTTTTCTTTAATTCTACTTTTTTTACTGTAAAAGCAAACATTCCAGCAGGAATAAACATCTCTTCTATAGAGATTAAATATTTATTTATTTCTTTAAAAGCTTTAGATATACCTTCACCTTTCATATTTTTATCAATATCTGAATATATCCCTCGTATTTCTTCTTCCTTAATAAAAAATTTATCTATATTATTTTCTAAATCTATGAGATATTTCATTTGAATAGCATTTTCCTTCAGCTCTTTTTCTAAATTTTGAAGTCTTACTATTTCCAATTGAGTTTGTTCTATCATTTTATCTATCAAATTTAAAGTATGAGAATAGCTAACATTTTCTAAATAACTTTTTATTTTAGCATTACTAAATCCTAACTTTTTTAGATGAACTATCATCTTAATAATAGGAATCTGAAAAAATCTATAATATCTATAATTGGTTTTTTCGTCTTTATAGCTTGGAGATATTATCCCTTCATTATCGTAGTATCTCAAAGTTGAAATTGCCAATTTAGTTATCTTAGAAACCTCCCCTATTGTCAAATAATCTTCCATACTACCCCTTTCTTATCAGCTTTTGTTTTGAATTTTTAATTTTTTTATAAAACTTGTAAAATCATCTATTAAATAATAAAATACAGGTATTACTACTAATGTTAGTAATGTTGCAGTAGAAAGTCCAAATACCACTACAAATGACATTCCCTTATACATCTCTGAACCCTCTCCATTACTAAACATAAGTGGTAGCATTCCAAGTACAGTAGTAAGTGTTGTCATAAGTATTGGACGAAGTCTTGTTCTTCCAGAAGTTATTATAGCTTTATTTTTACTATCTCCTGCCTCTCTTCTAAGATTGATAAAATCTATCAACACAATAGCATTATTTACAACTATACCAGCTAGCATTACAAATCCTACTGATACCATAGCATCTATACTTAGCCCAGCTCCATAGAGAGCATAGAAAGCTCCTGTAGTAGAAAGTGGAATAGAAAGTATTATTATAAATGGCATAATAAATGACTCAAATTGCCATACTAAAATAAAATAGATCAGGAATATTGCTATTCCGAAAGTATAGATTAATTGTTCACTCATCTCTGCCATATCAGCACTCTTACCACCATATCCATAGGTTACACTGTCTGGTTTTCCCATCTCTTCTAAAGTTTCCACTATCATATTTTGTGCTGTTTTTAAATCTAGGTTATCATCAAGATTAGCATATAATACTATTTTCTTTCTCTTATCTTTTTTCTCCAATTTAGATGGTCCTTCTTCTATTTTAAAAGTAGCTACATCTGAAATCTTTATATTTTTTCCGTTAGGTAAAGTTATTCTAGAATCTAAAATATATTGAGTAGACTCTCTGTATATTTGTTGAAGTTTTAATGTTACATCTATCTCATCATTATCACTATTTATTTTTATTGGAACTCCACCTTGTATCTGTACCTGTATCATACGAGCTATATCACTTATTTTCAACCCATAGTACTCTGCTTTCTCTCTATCTATATAGAATTTTCCCTCTGGTTTTCCACCTTCAAAAGAGGTAGTTACATCTTTTATTCCATCTATTTTAGATACTCTATCTTTTAATTCTGAAATTATAGATTGAAGTTGTATTTCATTATCTGAATATAGCTCGAACTCTAAGTCATATATTCCCCTCACTCCAAATTTATATCCTGGAGTTACAGTTATCTCCACATCTGGTATATCTACATAGACTTTTCTCAGCTCTCTTAAGATATCACTCATAGATTTATCCCTAGTAGTTTTCAATCCTCCATTAATATTTAAAATAGCTCTAGCTCCACTTCCAGAAACAGTAAAATCTTTTACAAAGTCAAAACTCTTAACTCTCTCCTCTAAAATCTTAGCTATTCTATCTCCTTTATTTACATCAGCTCCAGATGGTAGCTTTGCCACTACAGCAAATCTTCCCTCGTCCACAGTAGGAATAAATCTTCCTCCTAATTTACTTCCTACATATAACGAACCTAAGAAAAGTACTGTCATTATTACCACAACTATTCCTCTTCTTCTCACTGCCCACTTAAGTAGTACCACATACCATTTTCTTAAAGATTTTAAAAATTTTCCCTCTGAATTAAGATTTTTATTCTCATTCATTATCTTACTAGATATCATAGGTACAAAGGTAAGTGATATCACTAAAGAAGCTAACAATGAGTATGAGATAGCATAACACAGATTATTGAACTGCTCTTTAGCAAGCCCCTCTTGGAATACTAAAGGTAGAAAAGCTGCAACAGTAGTCAGTGTAGAAGCAAGTACAGGTAAAGCCATCTCCTCTGCTCCATCTCTAGCTGCTGCTACTCTATTTTTCCCTAACTCTGATATATGTCTAAATATATTATCTACAACAACAACCGAGTTATCTACTAGCATTCCTATTCCTAGAGATAATCCCATTAAAGACATCAGATTTAAAGTTATCCCTTGAGCATTTAATAGGAAAAATGTAAATATTACAGATATTGGAATTGCAGTAGCTATAATAAGTGTAGCTGATATACTTTTTAAAAATACAAAAAGTATTCCAGAAGCTAGTAAAAGTCCCATTATTCCACTAGACTGAACATTTTTTATAGAGTTCATTATAGTTATAGATGAATCAAACTCATAGTTCATAACTGTATTGATAGGAAATGAGCCCTTAGCTTGCTCCATTACTTTTTTTACATTTTTTACTATTCCAACTGCATTTCCTTCATCTGTTTTAGAAACTATTACAACTATATTTTCTTTTCCATTTTTTCTACTTACAGAACTTCTATCTTTAGGGGAGATTTTTATATCTGCTATATCCTTTAATTTTAAAATATGACCATCTCTATTCAAAAGTACTATCTCTTTAATCTCATCAGCTCTCTCTATCTCAGCTTCTACTTTGATTAAGTACTCTTTCTCTCCCTCTCTAAGTATCCCTCCTGGAATATTTACACTGGCACTAGCCATCTTGTTATATACATCCATAATACCTAGATTGTAGTTTTCTAATTTATCTGGATCTACTACTACTGCTACCTCTTGCTCTCTTCCTCCAAATACCTCTATCTCTGATACTCCCTCTATTCTCTCTAGCATAGGTTTAAGAGTGCTTTCCACATAACTTCTCATCTCTACTAAATCACCACCGGCCATAGAAAAAGTAATAGCTGGAACATCAGAGGATGAACTTTTTCTTATTGTTGGTTCGTCCATATCCTCTGGGAATTTTTTTCTTATTTGATTTATCTCATTTTGTATCAAAGTTATTTTTGTTTCTACATCAGTACCATATTTAAATTTTACATATATCATTGAGGTTTCAGCTGTTGATTCAGAGCTGTACTCTGTTATTCCCTCAACATTAGGTAGTACCTCTTCTATTTTTCTAGTTATCATCTTATCCATATCAGATGGAGTTGCCCCATCCCACTTTACTCTTATTCTTACAGTAGGTCTATTTATATTTGGCATCATCTCCACTGGCATCTTTTTTAGTCCTAGATAACCAAAAAATATCATAGAGATTAGGAACATTATTGTAGTAGCTGGCTTTCTTATTGAAAATTCTGGTATCGATTTCATACTAATTCTCCTTTACCTTATCATTATTATTTAATAGATATTGTCCCTCTACTACCACTCTATCTCCAGCTTTGTAATCTTCAAACTCTATCAGTTGCATATCTCCAATAGTTTCTTTAGGTGTTACTCTATATATTGTAGCTTTTCCCTCTCTCACTATAGCTATATATGAGTATAAATCCTTTATCATAACAGCTTTAGTAGGAACAAAGATACCACTTACCTCTCCCTGTTCTAAATTTACCTTTGCATACATTCCCTTTAAAATTTTATTATCTCCATTATCTACTAATAATCTTAAAGAGTATTTTTTACTATTACTATCAGAGCTTAGATTTATCTCACTTATTACTCCCTCTCTACTTATTCCAAGTTCCTCTATATATATTTCAGCCTTATTCCCTAGCTCACTATATTTTATATCTTTTCCAGAGATAGCTATATCCACTTCCATCTTAGAACTATCTACAATAGTTACTATCTCTTTCCCACTCTCTACTCTCTCATATTTTTTTACAAACAGATCTGTTATTACTCCATCTATTTTAGATATGATTCTCAATCTATCATAATCATCTTTAGCTTTTAAAAATTTCCCCTCTGCTATTTTTAAATCTCCCTGTGCTGTTTCATATCTATTTTTTACAGCTAAATAATCATTTTCAGATATTATCTCTTTTTCATAGAGCTTTTTATATTTCTCAAAACTAATCTTCTCAGTTGAATATGTAGATTTTGCCTTTAAAAGTTGACCCTGTGCCTCAAAAAAACTTGCTTCTACATCTGCATTAGATATTCTAGCTATTACTTCCCCTTTTTTTACTTTATCTCCATTTTTAAAATATATCTCTTCAATATCCCCACCTGTAGTAGTAATTATTTTCATTTCCGATCGAGGTTTTAACTCTCCATTGTAATTCTTTATATTGGTTATACTTTTCTTACCTAAATTTATACTTTTAATAATTTTTATATTTTCTTTTTTATTATTAGCCATCTGGCTCTTCTCACCACTACAACCAATAATAATAGTCAAAATTAATAACATTACTATCCCTTTCACTATAATCCCCTCCAAGTATTTTCTTTTTATAATCTTAGCACAATCTATTCACAATGTAAATGAAAGATTTCAAATGTAATGTATTATTAGCTTATTTTTATGTCCTCAATATGTCAAATATAAAAATTTATAAATCTTTTATTAAATATAAAAAATAATATTTTTAATAACAAAAAAGGAGAAATATTTTACTTTTTAGTAAAATTTTCTCCTTTTTCTTTACTAATTTTAATATAAGAAATCTGATTAGAAAATATTATTTTTTCTTTTTATTTTTTAATTTTTCAAGTAGTTCTTCATCTATTTCTACGCTACCTTCTCTAGATATATCAGGAATAGTTCTTTCCATAGGAATTACTCCTATTCCCATTACTATCTCATATGGTAATGAGACTCTAAAAGTTTTTAACATTTTTAACATATTTTCTATCTTATCTCCTGGAAGAGTAAGCAAAAATATACAATCTGTTCCTGGCCATATTTGAGTATTTTTGTGCTTTAATTTTTCACTCCAAACACTCTCTACCTTTCTTTGGACTGTATATAAATGGAAATGAATATCTTCAAAAAACTCTTCCAACATCGCTTTATGTGACTCATTGATATAAATCATCATCATTTTATAGTTATCAAAATTATTCATATATCATTCCCCCGTTTAATTATTTATTTTTTTTAGAAAAATTTTTTTTATAAACTTTCTAATTTTCTCAATAAAATCTTCAACTATTGTAAATAATATAGGTATAATAACCAAAGTCAATAAAGTTGAGAATGTTAATCCACACATTACTGTTATTGCCATCCCTCTATATATCTCTGACCCTTCCCCTATTCCTAAAGATAATGGCAACATTCCTAATACTGTTGTCATCGTTGTCATTAATATTGGTCTAAGTCTTGTTCTACAAGATTCTATGACTGCTTCTGTTCTAGTACTACCTCTTTCTATTGTAAGTTGTATAAAATCAATAAGTACGATAGCATTGTTTACAACAACTCCAGCAAGAAGTATCATCCCTATCATAACCATTACATTAACAGCTTGTCCAAATACTATTAACCCCCAAATAATACCTACTAATGCTAAAGGGATAGAACCAATTATGATAAATGGTAACAAAAAATTTTCAAATTGTGCTGCTAGCAATGCATAAATCAAAAATATTGATATTCCTAAAGCTAATCCTAATTGACTAACTGAATTATTTAAATTTTCAGAGTCTCCACCCCATCTATATGACACTGAAGCAGGAGGATTTGAATTATTAAATGCTTTCACCATTTCATCTTGTATAGCTTTCGTTCCTACACCATTATCATTAGCAGAAACAGTTACACTATATATCCTATCAGTTTTATTAATCTCTGAAGATCCTTCAGCATATACTATATCAACTATATCAGAGACCTTAATAAATTTATTATCCCCTATTTTTATATTTATATTTTGAATATCATTAATATCCCTTCTTTTATCTTTAGGAAGTCTAACTAATACATCTATTTCTTCTGTTCCTGTTTTTACTGTAACAGTATCTCCTCTGTTTCCTCCTAATATTGAATAACTCAATATTTGTCCTACTGTTGTTGGATCTACTCCATAGCTTTTTATTTTCTCTCTATTTAATACTATTCTTGCCTCTACGTTACCTGGATCCAATGTCGATTTTATATCTACAGCTCCAGGATATTCTTTTAATCTATTTATTACATTATTTCCAACTATTTTTAACTCTTCTAAATTTGCGCCAACTATATTAAACTCAACATCTCTAGATGGAGATCTCATTGAAAATTCTTCTGACATACTAATTCTTGTATCTGGTATTTTTTCAACTGCTGGCCTGATTTTATTCATTATTTCAAAAACAGAAATATCTCTAGTATCTTTTTTTCCTACATCTACGTTTACTGATAATTGATCATTTTGGACCACTGTAAAGAAAAATTTAGTATTCTCTTCCTTTTGAACTATATCTTCTATTTGATTAGCAATAGATATTGACTTTTCTAAATCTAAACCTTTACCTAATTCTACAGCTATTGAATATCTTCCTTTATCTTGTTTAGGAAAAAATTCCATTTTTAAGAATTTTGGGCCTATCATTATAGAAATTAAAAATAAAACAATTGAAATTCCTACAGTTTTTAATCTATTATGAAGTGCCCAATTAATAAGTTTCATATAATTATTTTTTACTGTACTAAATATTTTCCCTTCCGTAGTAATATTTACCTTATTATTTAAAAACCTACTTGCTAGCATTGGTATTAATGTCAATGAAACTAGTAATGCTGCTATATTAGAATAAATAATAGAGTATGATAAATCTCTAAATATTTCTCTAGCAATACCTGGTATAAATAATATAGGTATAAATACTACCATTGTTGTAAGTGCTGATGCTATAACTGATAGTGTTACTTCTGTAGCTCCATTTTCAGATGCTTCCATTACTGGAGAGTGCAACTCTGTCATATGACGATAAATATTATCAACAACAACAACAGAGTTATCTGTAAGCATTCCTACTCCTATCGATAATCCCATAAGAGAGATTAGATTAAGAGAAGTCCCATTTAATGCTAAAAAAGCAAATGTGAAAATTATCGCCACTGGTAAAGCTACAGAAACCAATACTGTAGCTCTAATATTTTTTAAAAATAGTAACAATACTATAGTAGCCAATATAAGCCCTTGCACAGCATTTCCACTAACACTCGATATTGAACTTTCAATATCTTCTGAAGAATCCATTAAAACTTGATATTCTGTTCCTGGAGGCATAACTGATCTCAAACTTTCTACAGCTTTACTAGCTGCTTGATTTAACTCTATTGTACTTCCAT comes from Fusobacterium necrogenes and encodes:
- a CDS encoding efflux RND transporter permease subunit, whose amino-acid sequence is MTLAGLSIRRPVATTMVMISMMFIGLMAMFSMKSELLPNMEIPVVTISTTWSGAVAEDVETQITKKIEEILPNVEGIDKISSTSTFEKSTVVVEFNFGIDADEKTTEIQRELSKISNDLPDDAGTPVARKVDAGAGNLTMIMMFSAENRNELSTFIVEYLTPKLESLTGIGQVNVFGNPDKQLQIQFDSDKLAAYNLSPVELYNLISMSSKNLPLGTIQTGNKNIIARFMGELNYIDEYENMIIKSNGNTLKLSDVANIVLTTEDFTNKGFLSGKEAIPVAIEKSADGSTIELNQAASKAVESLRSVMPPGTEYQVLMDSSEDIESSISSVSGNAVQGLILATIVLLLFLKNIRATVLVSVALPVAIIFTFAFLALNGTSLNLISLMGLSIGVGMLTDNSVVVVDNIYRHMTELHSPVMEASENGATEVTLSVIASALTTMVVFIPILFIPGIAREIFRDLSYSIIYSNIAALLVSLTLIPMLASRFLNNKVNITTEGKIFSTVKNNYMKLINWALHNRLKTVGISIVLFLISIMIGPKFLKMEFFPKQDKGRYSIAVELGKGLDLEKSISIANQIEDIVQKEENTKFFFTVVQNDQLSVNVDVGKKDTRDISVFEIMNKIRPAVEKIPDTRISMSEEFSMRSPSRDVEFNIVGANLEELKIVGNNVINRLKEYPGAVDIKSTLDPGNVEARIVLNREKIKSYGVDPTTVGQILSYSILGGNRGDTVTVKTGTEEIDVLVRLPKDKRRDINDIQNINIKIGDNKFIKVSDIVDIVYAEGSSEINKTDRIYSVTVSANDNGVGTKAIQDEMVKAFNNSNPPASVSYRWGGDSENLNNSVSQLGLALGISIFLIYALLAAQFENFLLPFIIIGSIPLALVGIIWGLIVFGQAVNVMVMIGMILLAGVVVNNAIVLIDFIQLTIERGSTRTEAVIESCRTRLRPILMTTMTTVLGMLPLSLGIGEGSEIYRGMAITVMCGLTFSTLLTLVIIPILFTIVEDFIEKIRKFIKKIFLKKINN